TCGCGCGGGGCGAGATATTCGAGAAGCTCGATCCCCGGACCGGAAGCAGCGCGAAGACCCGTGATGCGCAGTCGGGCGCCGAAGACGTTGTTCAGATGCTCCTGCTCATCGCCGAAGTTCTCGCTTGTGCCGGCGATGCGCAGGCCCAACTTGCCTTGATAGAAGGCAAGGGCGCGCTCGGTGTCGGTAGTGACGATCGCCGTGTGATCTATTCCGAGGAAAAGCCTATCGGTCGGAGTCTGCCAACGCGGGTCGCCTTTGCCGACGGGGAAGTGGATCACTTCGAGTACGTGGCCATCGGGATCTTTGAAATAGAACGCGCTGATTCCGGCGGCAGCCGGAATGGTCGCGGGGAGTGTTTGCGGACCGGAAGATGCGTGACGGACCTTGTTCTGGCGCAGATGGGAATAGGCCTCGTTGATGTCGCGGACGACGATGGCGATGTGCTGGAACCAGGCGTCGTTGCTGCGCGACTCGGCGGGGATCGCGCGGCCTTCGGGCGCGAGATACTGCACGAGTTCGATCTGCTCCTGCCCGAGGCGGAGCGTCGCGAAGCGGGCGCGAGCGCCGAACGTCCCTTCGAGATATTCGAACTCGCGTCCGGCGGATTCTCGCTCGTCGCGTTTTTCGAAACTGAGCACGCGCGTGTAGAAATCAATCGCGGCATCAAGATCGCTGACGGGTATGGTGACACCGAGGACGGCGGCGGCGATGGGCTGGGAAGAAGAAGAAGAAGAAGAAGAAGAAGAAGAAGAAGAAGGCTGCGCGGGGGTCTGCGCGCGAACCGGCGCGAGAACGGCGATCATGTAGAGGGCTTGCACGAGGCGATTCATGCGTGCACGACCTCCGGCTGTCTGACTTGCGAAGCCCCGAGAAGGCGATTCAAGTGATCACCGATACGGAGCGCATTGGCCATGATGGTGAGAGACGGATTCACCGCGCTGCTGGATGGGAAGAAAGAACCATCGACGGCGTAGAGATTTTCGACATCGTGGGCGCGGCAATTGAGATCGAGCACGCTCGTGCGCGGGTCGGTGCCGAATCGGAGCGTCCCGTTTTGGTGAGAGACGCCGCCGACGCCGAGACGTGAAGAGAGAAAATGAGGTTGCGATCTGCCGCGACCGCGCTCGGCGAGCGTCATGAGTTCGCGGAGTTTGACTTCAAGTCGCTGGTAGGCGTTGAGGTTGTTGGGCGTGTAGGCAACGCGGAGGGAGCCATCGGCGCGCAGCGAGATACGGTTGGTCGCGCTGGGAAGGTCTTCGGATGTAAGGAAGAAATCGATGGTACGGGACTGGATGCTCTCGAGATTCTCACCGGGGAGCTGATCGCCGCGGAGCCACTGGATCGTGCCCGGATCGGGCTTACCCATGAGCTGGATTGTGCCGAGGGGGTATGGTGAATCGGGCGCACCGCGGTAGAAGTCGGTGATCGCGAAGTGCTTTTGAAATTGAGAGGAGTTGGGCTCGCTCGAGACGACGAGGAAGCATCCGTTGTGATGCGTCATGTAGTTGCGGCCAACTTGATCGGAGCTGTTGGCGAGGCCGTTTGGATGCTTCGCGCTCGAAGAGCGGAGAAGGATCGCGGCGGAATTGATCGCGCCTGCAGCGAGAACGACGATGTCGGCGCGGAGTGACAGGGGCTCGCCGTCGCGCGTAACGATGACCTCGCGGACGGTACGGCCGCGCTCGTCGGTGTCGAGACGCTCGACTTTGGCGCGGGTGAGAATGGAGACATTGGGATACTTGAGGGCGGCGCGGATGCCGACGACGTGCGCATCGGCCTTGGCTTCGGTGAGATCGGGATAGCCGTCGAACTGGCTGAGGTGAGACGGGGGCGCGGCGCGATCGCGCTCGTTGAGCCGCACGCCCAGCGGAACCGGGAAAGGATTGGTGCCGAGCGATCTGAGATCGCTCATCAATTCGGCGATGCGCGGCTCGGGCGCGACGGGGCCGAACGGGTAATCGCGCGAAGATTTGGGGTCGTAAGGATCGCGCTTGCCGGGCTCGCGCGTGCCGTGGACGGAATAAAGGTGCTCGGCCTCGGAGTAATACGGTTCGAGATCGGAGTAGGAAATGGGCCAGGCGGGAGACACTCCGCCCCAGTGACGCACCTCGCCGAAGTCGTGCTCGCGCATGCGGAGGAGCGCGGCGCCATAGACCTTGGTGTTGCCGCCGACCCAGTAATGCGTGTAGGGCTCGAAGGGTTTGTCGTCTTTGTCGAACCAGGTTTCCTTGGCGAGGTAGCGCTTTTCCTCGAAGACCGCGCGTGTATCCCAGTTTTCACGTTCACGGGGAAGGAAATCGCCGCGCTCGATGATGAGGATGCGCTTGCCGCTGGGAGCGAGGCGCTGTGCGAGCGTGCCGCCGCCGGCGCCGGAACCGATGATGATGACGTCGTAGGCAGCGTCGGATGAAACGTTTGGGTTCATGAGATTGCTCGCGCGTGAAAAAGATGCGCATGCGATGCCGCGGGATCAATGTGGTGTCGCGGTCCAGCCGGGCATGCGATCGATATTGCAGTGAAAGATGCAGATGCCCTCGTGCGGATGATGGAGCTTGGCGCAGTAGACGGCGTCGGTGCCGCGGAGGGCGACGTACACACCCGCGGCGAGAAGCATCCCGAGCGGCGGCGCGGTGAAGTAGAGCCAGAGGCCACGGTACTCGCGGGACCAGACCGCGGATGCAAGCGTGCGCGCCGGATTCATGCTCATGCCGGATAAGGGAGCCTCAATCGCGATGAAAGATGCGACAAGGATTCCGGCGAAGATTCCGGTGTACGCGGCAGTCCGAGTAAAGTTACTCGTCCACAGCACCACGGTCATGAGCATGCACGAGATGATGAATTCCGCGGCAAACGCGACGGCGAGCCCGTGTTTGCCGGGCAGAGTTGAGGCATAGCGCACATGCTCGTGTGCGACGTGATGGCTAAAAAGAAGCCGTGCCGCGGCAACACCGATGATCCCGCCCAAGGCCTGGAAGCAGATGTAGCACGCGGCATCGGAGGGTTCGACCTTGCCAAGTAGAAAGAACGTGAGCGTGGTGCCAGGGTTCATGTGCGCGCCGGACAATTGCCCGAGCGGCGAGTAGATCAGCGCGATCGCGGTCAGCCCCATCAGGACGCCGATCGCGAGGCGCTTTCGAAAGTCGGAATTGATCGCGCCAGTAACCGGAGAACCGGGGTGGTGAAAGAGCACGACCGCGGCGCACGCCGTAAACATGAAGGCGCCGAGGAGCGACGCCTCGATGCAGTATGCCTTCCAGTGCAAAAGCATCTCGGTCATCCGAAGGAGATGACGTTCTTGATGCCATCAGTCGAGAGCAGCGGAGTCGTTGCTTCACTCAGTTTGTAGCGTCCGGTGATGAGTGCACGGAGCGCCTCGGGCCACTTCTTCTTGAAATCCTTGAGGTCCTTGATGGCGTTTTCGAACGCATCTTTTCCGGCGTTCACGGTGCCGAGAAGGACCTGATTCTTCAGCACCATGTTGCGCATGATGAGGTCGGTATCGACTTCGGATGCGCCCTTCAGCCCCGGGACGCCGGTGAATACAAACGCCGCATTGTGGCCGACGTGCTTGAGAACTTCGAATGACAGCTTGGATGCACCGGCCGCTTCATAGACGACGTCGATGGTGCCGATGCGATCGACAAGCTTGTCGACCGGAGTGACCTGCGCTGAGATGTATGTTGCGCCGAACGAGCGGACAAGCTCGGCTTTGCTGCTCTTCTCGTCTTCCCGGCTGTAGACGAACGTCGAAAACCCGGCGTTGGCAAACGCCATCGCGCCGAGAAGGCCGATCGGACCGGCACCCAGGACCAGAGCGTGGTGGCAATGTCCGGGCTTTTTCTTGCCTCCCTGAGGACACGACCACGGAAGGCGCTGCTGAACCTGCCAGACCTCGATGAGCGCTTTCTCGGCGATTGTGAGCGGCTCGACGAGCACGGCAAATTCGCGGAGCGCCTTGGGGATCTGGAGGAGAAAGCGCTCGGAATCAACGACGTACTCGGTCATGTATCCGTGCTGCTGCTTGATGCCGCGCTCGGTGAAAGCGCCCGTATAGCAAAAATCCTGCCGCCCCTCCTGACAGGAGGGACATTCCGGCCGGTTGCACGGGCGCCGAACCGTGAGGACTGCAAGATCCCCCTTCTTGAATCCGGTCACTTTCGCGCCGACTTCAATCACCTCACCGAGCGCTTCGTGCCCGATGATGAGGTGGTCGCTGCCGGAGGGCGGGAATCCGTAGTGGAAGCCGCAGATCTCCCGGTCGGTGCCGCAGACTCCTACTTCGAGCGTGCGGAGCTTGACCTGATCGGGTGCTGTGATTCGGGGTTCCGGTGCGTCGATGACACGAACAGCCCGCTCGCGCGGGAAAACTGCGACAGCTTTCATGATGGTCTCCTCGCGCCGGACGCTGGGCGGTGTGCCCGTCAGCCGATGCGGCAGCAGTGCGATGCCGCGTGTTTCCGGATGTGTCTTGCGGGGCGCGTCTTCGCGCGCCTTGCAAAGAAAATCAGAATTTCGCGAAGTTTTCCCCGAAACGAGTGACGCATGGGGATTTCGGGCGGCATCAAAGCCCCGGGGGTCTCGGTTCGCACGCCATTCAAGGAAGATTCGTGTCTCAATCCGATTACATCACATGCCGCGAGCTGATCGATTTCATTTCGGACTACCTTGAGAGTCGGCTTCCGGCGGAACAGCTTCGGGAATTCGAGCGACACCTTGCGGTTTGTCCTTCGTGCGTGAACTATCTGGACGCGTATCGCAAGACGATCGTACTCGGACGGGCGGCGCTCGAGCCGAGCGATGACTCGGCGCGCGGTTCAGCACCCGAGGGTCTCTTGAAAGCCATCAAAGCGACGCGTCGGAACATGGTCTCGTGATCAATCAAGCAGAGCAAGTCGATGCGCGCCGGATCGCCTGCATGGAAGTCTGGGGCGGGCACGACGGCTTCGTCGGAGAAGTTTCTGTTCCGGGGAACGACGTCTTTGTCGGGTGCACGCCGCACGTCGGCGACGCGCAGGGCGGCGATATCTACTACGTTTCGAACTGTGCCGCGGGAATGATCACGCGGTTCGTCCTGGCGGATGTTGCCGGCCACGGGAGCGTGGTGGCCGCCTCGGCGGCATCGCTGCGCGATCTGATGCGCCGCTATATAAACACAGCGGATCAGCGGAAATTCGCGCGAGCACTGAACAAGAAATTCGCCAGTGATGCCGGGCGATTCGCGACCGCCGTTCTCGTTACGTACTTCTCGCCCACCGATCACGCGGTCATTTGCAACGCCGGGCATCCCCGGCCGCTGCATCGGTCGATTCGCACAGGCAAGTGGCGGTTTCTCGATGGAACGTGCGAAGGAACGCTCGCTTCTGCATCGGCGGGCAAGTTCGGAGCGACAAACCTACCCCTGGGCATCATCCATCCGACCGGCTACGAACAGTTCGCGGTGCAGCTTGAAAGAGGCGATTTGCTTGCGCTCTACTCCGACGCATTCCTGGAAGCGTCCGGCTCGGACGGCAAGCCCTGGGGTGAAGACGGCTTGCTGGATGTGATCAACTCGGTTGATGCGTCCGATCCTTCGCAATTCCGGACGCTC
The DNA window shown above is from Phycisphaeraceae bacterium and carries:
- a CDS encoding VOC family protein, translated to MNRLVQALYMIAVLAPVRAQTPAQPSSSSSSSSSSSSSQPIAAAVLGVTIPVSDLDAAIDFYTRVLSFEKRDERESAGREFEYLEGTFGARARFATLRLGQEQIELVQYLAPEGRAIPAESRSNDAWFQHIAIVVRDINEAYSHLRQNKVRHASSGPQTLPATIPAAAGISAFYFKDPDGHVLEVIHFPVGKGDPRWQTPTDRLFLGIDHTAIVTTDTERALAFYQGKLGLRIAGTSENFGDEQEHLNNVFGARLRITGLRAASGPGIELLEYLAPRDGRPFPPSTKASDLWSWQTRVETFNSSSLDAAATLTRSSWVSPGIVEFAATSQPRAFVSRDPDGHAIMLLAPAPSPASASAVAPTPVSAKASD
- a CDS encoding GMC family oxidoreductase, which translates into the protein MNPNVSSDAAYDVIIIGSGAGGGTLAQRLAPSGKRILIIERGDFLPRERENWDTRAVFEEKRYLAKETWFDKDDKPFEPYTHYWVGGNTKVYGAALLRMREHDFGEVRHWGGVSPAWPISYSDLEPYYSEAEHLYSVHGTREPGKRDPYDPKSSRDYPFGPVAPEPRIAELMSDLRSLGTNPFPVPLGVRLNERDRAAPPSHLSQFDGYPDLTEAKADAHVVGIRAALKYPNVSILTRAKVERLDTDERGRTVREVIVTRDGEPLSLRADIVVLAAGAINSAAILLRSSSAKHPNGLANSSDQVGRNYMTHHNGCFLVVSSEPNSSQFQKHFAITDFYRGAPDSPYPLGTIQLMGKPDPGTIQWLRGDQLPGENLESIQSRTIDFFLTSEDLPSATNRISLRADGSLRVAYTPNNLNAYQRLEVKLRELMTLAERGRGRSQPHFLSSRLGVGGVSHQNGTLRFGTDPRTSVLDLNCRAHDVENLYAVDGSFFPSSSAVNPSLTIMANALRIGDHLNRLLGASQVRQPEVVHA
- a CDS encoding aquaporin: MTEMLLHWKAYCIEASLLGAFMFTACAAVVLFHHPGSPVTGAINSDFRKRLAIGVLMGLTAIALIYSPLGQLSGAHMNPGTTLTFFLLGKVEPSDAACYICFQALGGIIGVAAARLLFSHHVAHEHVRYASTLPGKHGLAVAFAAEFIISCMLMTVVLWTSNFTRTAAYTGIFAGILVASFIAIEAPLSGMSMNPARTLASAVWSREYRGLWLYFTAPPLGMLLAAGVYVALRGTDAVYCAKLHHPHEGICIFHCNIDRMPGWTATPH
- a CDS encoding glucose 1-dehydrogenase; protein product: MKAVAVFPRERAVRVIDAPEPRITAPDQVKLRTLEVGVCGTDREICGFHYGFPPSGSDHLIIGHEALGEVIEVGAKVTGFKKGDLAVLTVRRPCNRPECPSCQEGRQDFCYTGAFTERGIKQQHGYMTEYVVDSERFLLQIPKALREFAVLVEPLTIAEKALIEVWQVQQRLPWSCPQGGKKKPGHCHHALVLGAGPIGLLGAMAFANAGFSTFVYSREDEKSSKAELVRSFGATYISAQVTPVDKLVDRIGTIDVVYEAAGASKLSFEVLKHVGHNAAFVFTGVPGLKGASEVDTDLIMRNMVLKNQVLLGTVNAGKDAFENAIKDLKDFKKKWPEALRALITGRYKLSEATTPLLSTDGIKNVISFG
- a CDS encoding zf-HC2 domain-containing protein, whose product is MSQSDYITCRELIDFISDYLESRLPAEQLREFERHLAVCPSCVNYLDAYRKTIVLGRAALEPSDDSARGSAPEGLLKAIKATRRNMVS
- a CDS encoding serine/threonine-protein phosphatase, with protein sequence MINQAEQVDARRIACMEVWGGHDGFVGEVSVPGNDVFVGCTPHVGDAQGGDIYYVSNCAAGMITRFVLADVAGHGSVVAASAASLRDLMRRYINTADQRKFARALNKKFASDAGRFATAVLVTYFSPTDHAVICNAGHPRPLHRSIRTGKWRFLDGTCEGTLASASAGKFGATNLPLGIIHPTGYEQFAVQLERGDLLALYSDAFLEASGSDGKPWGEDGLLDVINSVDASDPSQFRTLVLAEIARRTGAPTLDDDATMVVLHHNASDPPTQSLKERIVVLGKVLGLR